The following nucleotide sequence is from Anopheles stephensi strain Indian chromosome 3, UCI_ANSTEP_V1.0, whole genome shotgun sequence.
GAAACAGATTGTTGTTAAGATCGTAATAGTGgatcaattaaattattaataaaaaaaaaacgaacacagCCGTTTATCGCTCTATCGAAGTAAATGCCGTTTTCGGGTtgagtttaaaataatattccGAATAAGATTATGAACACTAGCCTTAGAGTATGAGTACAGCTACAATTTATTCTTCAAGTTTCAAACAAACACCACAAAAATAGACGGTTGTTTCGCCTTTTTAGATGATTATTCAATTGGAATACGGAAAACTCCTTCCTCGTACAATCATCTCAGTTGCTCTCAACTTCCATCGCCtgtgtctgctgctgctgaccatCCGAAGACGTCTTCGGTACACTGTCATCGTAAAACAGATACTCGTCCTGATATTCCTTCAAAATCTTACTCGACCGCTTCTCGTCCAGAAACAGCGAATACACCTTCCGAATGTCTTCGACCGTAATTTCGGCCGCTTTTCGCCGTTTGCTCACCAGATTTGCCGTCGTGATGGATTGGATCGCGTACCGTAGGCTCGTTTCCGTTGCAATACGCCCTAGCACCATCAGCGCGTCGTTGCTGATTTGACAATCTTCCTCCTCGCAACGAATCTTCAGAATCTCCTTAATTTCCTTCTCCGTGTACGGAACGGTACGAATGATGATCATACGATCGAGCAGATCGATCGGAATACCGTGCGGGCTACGATAGTGTGTGCCACGAATTTTGGTAATGCCTCGATTCGTAGCCATTACCACGACCGGAGCCATATCGCTTTCCAGCGCTCGGTTCAGGAAGGAGAAACATTCAATGTCCAGCATGTGACACTCGTCGATGAACAGTACGCCGGGGTTAATTTCTGCCTTACCCTCCTCACGCCATTCGATCACCTTGCTGTTAATCTGGTCCCGTACCTCCTGCTTGATTTCTCCCGTATCGCCGGAAAACAGTGCCAGAAAGCCGTGCGTTCTGCTGTTAATGACATCGATCTCGTGCAACGACACCGTATGGACCACCTCCTTGCGCTTCTGCAGCTCTCCCTCCGGACACTGGACGAAGCGAGTCTGCGTTCCGGTAGCGTCATAGTCCCGGGCACGAGTGAAACTTCGTCCCAGCTTCGACACCTTGCCGGACGCtttgtcgatggtgatgatgtcgCCCGCCTGGATCTTCTCCTTGATGAAACACTCGATAATCTTGTTGCCCAGATCGTAGTTCGTTTCCATGTCGGTCGTTTTCATCGTCACTTTGCCCACCTTCTGGCCGGTGCCCGTTGCTGGCCGGTCGATCTGAATTTCCACCACCTCACCCTCGATGATTTCCGTTTCCTCCTTAATCCTCAGCCCGATGCTTTTGCGCAGCGCCTGTGACAGTGCCTCGGTTTTGTTCATCTCCAGCGAGTAGATCTCCGAACCGGACATACTGGTGAAGGGCGTTTCGTTGCCAAGTGCCTGCGCCATACCGACAGCGATGGCCGTTTTGCCCGTGCTCGGTTCACCGGCGAGCAAAATACATCGGCCAGCGATTTTACCTTCCCGCACCATCTGCACCACGATGCCAGCGGCCCGGCGTGCTTCCTTCTGGCCAACCATACCCTGGGAAACGGTGCGTGCCTCGAGCACATCGTCCAGCCCAAGGCCGCGGATGTGCGAGTGTGCGCCGATACGTTCGATGCGGGTCACATCCCGGATTTCAATCTTTTCCAGATCCGCCATCGTCGATTGTTACTTGGTGACTACGGTTGTTCGCAAAAGCCTGGTAGCAGCACCCTTGTTTTATGCAGCAACTGTTCCAAGTACTGTTACCGTAGCAACCAAACAACAAGTGAAGGATCTAGAACGACAACCAATTCAATAGGTGGAGGTAAATTTGATAAGCAGAGATGTAGTTTTCTATACATTTTGCTAAAATTTAATGCGCTTGTGGAATATGTGAAAAACattgtatgtttgttttgtttttctaaaCCGCGTGGTGCAAAGCAGACGCCGGGGTTAGCACATTCGACCGCGATTTTCACTTGTTTTTAACAGTTTGATTGGTTCACTAACATTAATTTGCAATAACTCACCACTTGAAATTGCACAATTTACTATTTGGAAAGTTAAACGCAATTGATAATATAAAAATTCCTCCTGCTTGTAGGCGCACCGCGAATCAATCGAGAAGACgctttttgtatatttttcacTGGCTCCAGTATTGAGCACGATTGTAAACCCGCGTGAATGGCGCGGTAGACCGACACTTTATTTGACAGGGTATTGCCATTTTAGACGTTTGACGTCACGAACAAATTTCTGACGTTTGGGTGCAGACTCGTATAGACTGATTTAATTTAGCCGTTATCGTATTCCAGCTAAATGAATGAAACATTAGCACAAAGAAGATGTTGCTTTCAATTTGAGGAAAACATTGCTCATGTTCAATGTACGGTTCTACTAATATTGTAATAATAttgataccgctcacggtcaaGCCGTTCTGGCGAATGAATCAACGTCATCACTTAATTTGGGCCTAGCACGCCTCCTTTGTCCGTGGGGACggtctaaaaggactttacgggctggatcGTCCGATTTCATTCTCAAGAACAGCCAaccagagcctggcgagtctaattcgttgCACGGTGGCGAGATCaccatacagctcgtagagctcgttattgtagcggctcctccattgtccttccgcACATGCAAGGCCAAAAAACCCTTATGGACGTCTTGCTTCCTCTGGAATGCGAATAAGAGGGTTTTGTCAGCTTTTTACAGAtaccatgtctcagaggcgtatgtgtgtACTGGGACTTTAAATGcactgtacagtcccagcttcgtccatcGTAACAGATATTTCAACATCATGTTGTTGTCGGAGCTGACTTTTGACTCAGATATGTTAAGTTTAGGACGACTTAAAAAGTGCGGTTACCTATCTGTCCATTAGCCCAGCTAAATCGGAtgtcaggatctggattgacttatagaagatggtccccgaagtttccatcTCCGAGTCAAGGAtagctctctctagcgccattCTATTACTGGCTTCCTTATTTTGATTATATCAGTAGGTGTTctgaaatgacaggccgagacctctcgagattgtagtgctagggaagaagaagaagttttgcCTATACCAGACTGCCGGTGCACAAGACTGACTACTCCTGCTAGGAGTAATATTAAGGCAAGGAAGCcaaaaaagtgaaagaaaaacaagttagtcctgcgtacgggcgGTACCGATGCGATTAGATATCCAattctgctgtgtgaagaccaacGTCGCTATCGTCTCGCCCATTATTCAGTTCATCTGGTTTTTTTGTAGCTAAGGTTTTTGCTTGCGATTTGATTATTTTACAtagtttaaaacaaaatggttaTCCATATATTTCATACACTGTAGCATACATTCTAATCCATTGAATCAACTTTACAG
It contains:
- the LOC118512631 gene encoding ruvB-like helicase 2, whose product is MADLEKIEIRDVTRIERIGAHSHIRGLGLDDVLEARTVSQGMVGQKEARRAAGIVVQMVREGKIAGRCILLAGEPSTGKTAIAVGMAQALGNETPFTSMSGSEIYSLEMNKTEALSQALRKSIGLRIKEETEIIEGEVVEIQIDRPATGTGQKVGKVTMKTTDMETNYDLGNKIIECFIKEKIQAGDIITIDKASGKVSKLGRSFTRARDYDATGTQTRFVQCPEGELQKRKEVVHTVSLHEIDVINSRTHGFLALFSGDTGEIKQEVRDQINSKVIEWREEGKAEINPGVLFIDECHMLDIECFSFLNRALESDMAPVVVMATNRGITKIRGTHYRSPHGIPIDLLDRMIIIRTVPYTEKEIKEILKIRCEEEDCQISNDALMVLGRIATETSLRYAIQSITTANLVSKRRKAAEITVEDIRKVYSLFLDEKRSSKILKEYQDEYLFYDDSVPKTSSDGQQQQTQAMEVESN